A single Bacteroidota bacterium DNA region contains:
- a CDS encoding TetR/AcrR family transcriptional regulator, which translates to MDKKQLDTEKRILDAAKNVFIKKGMSGTRMQEIADEAGINKSLLHYYFRNKETLFYTVFEESLLKMLPMLAGLFDSEKELFGKIELFFEHYISFLISNPYLPEFILHELNMNPELLLNKFLKGNISTLKNIFFKQVEQEHKNGNIIDIKPSQLLINMISLSVFPIVAEPLLKGIFEMSEDDFHSFLISRKKELADFVINSIKVK; encoded by the coding sequence ATGGATAAAAAACAATTAGATACTGAAAAGAGAATACTTGATGCTGCAAAAAATGTATTTATAAAAAAAGGGATGTCAGGGACACGAATGCAGGAAATTGCTGATGAGGCAGGAATTAATAAATCTTTACTTCATTATTATTTTAGAAATAAGGAAACTCTTTTTTACACTGTTTTTGAAGAAAGTCTTTTGAAAATGCTTCCTATGTTAGCAGGATTGTTCGATTCGGAAAAGGAGTTGTTTGGAAAAATTGAACTATTTTTTGAACATTATATTTCTTTTTTAATATCAAATCCTTATTTGCCCGAATTTATTTTACACGAGTTAAACATGAATCCGGAACTATTGCTGAATAAATTTTTAAAAGGAAATATTAGTACTTTAAAAAATATTTTTTTTAAACAAGTAGAACAGGAGCATAAAAATGGGAATATAATTGATATAAAGCCTTCACAGTTGTTAATAAATATGATTTCACTAAGTGTTTTTCCTATTGTTGCTGAGCCTTTATTAAAAGGAATTTTTGAAATGTCAGAAGATGATTTTCATTCTTTTCTTATCAGCAGAAAAAAAGAATTGGCAGATTTTGTAATAAACTCAATAAAAGTAAAATGA
- a CDS encoding TolC family protein, whose product MRKLVYLLIFSFLSTFLFAQKTDTLNLQKCYEFAENNFSLSATEELYKKTNELNIQKANATYLPQFDLNAKATYQSEVTSIDLSGLPFPIDIDAPSQDQYQATFDLSQIIYDGGITKKMKELHNVNMNIDIQKLNIEKFKLKEKINNLFFSILLLNENLELINLLKKDLDEKIKVIESGIKNGVLIASDVYVLQAEIIKVEQNEIEIKSKLKNLRDALSEITSLEITENTVFEEKNTKNNFLQNENYEITKRPEKELFNLQKQKINAGIEVIKSKKNPKLFAFGQLGYGKPGLNFLSNEFGEFYFVGVKMNWNIWDWKQNKYEQEIMKLNKDVLDCKEKNFDKNIKIALDYQTNDIEKFEKLILKDKDIIELKEKVKKVASSKLKNGTITSSEYLTELNAEIQAKLKLAIHKVQLEQARINFMMIKGVL is encoded by the coding sequence ATGAGAAAGTTAGTTTATTTATTAATATTTAGTTTTTTGAGTACTTTTTTATTTGCTCAAAAAACAGACACTTTAAATTTGCAAAAATGCTATGAATTTGCGGAAAATAATTTTTCTTTATCTGCTACGGAAGAATTGTACAAAAAGACAAATGAATTGAATATTCAAAAAGCAAATGCTACCTATTTACCTCAATTTGATTTAAATGCAAAAGCAACTTATCAATCGGAAGTAACTTCAATTGACCTTAGCGGATTACCTTTTCCTATTGATATTGATGCACCTTCGCAAGATCAGTATCAGGCAACTTTTGACCTTAGTCAGATAATTTATGATGGTGGAATAACAAAAAAAATGAAGGAGCTACACAATGTAAATATGAACATTGACATCCAAAAGCTCAATATCGAAAAGTTTAAATTGAAGGAAAAAATAAATAATTTGTTTTTTTCAATATTGTTGTTAAATGAAAATTTAGAGCTTATTAATTTATTAAAAAAAGACCTTGATGAGAAAATAAAAGTTATTGAATCAGGGATAAAGAATGGTGTTTTAATAGCATCGGATGTTTATGTTTTACAAGCAGAAATTATAAAGGTTGAGCAAAACGAAATTGAAATAAAGAGTAAATTAAAAAATCTCAGAGATGCACTTTCCGAAATAACATCTCTTGAAATAACTGAGAATACAGTATTTGAAGAAAAAAATACTAAGAATAATTTTTTGCAAAATGAAAATTATGAAATTACTAAGCGTCCCGAAAAGGAACTTTTTAATTTGCAAAAGCAAAAAATAAATGCAGGAATAGAAGTTATAAAGTCAAAGAAAAATCCGAAACTATTTGCTTTTGGTCAACTTGGTTATGGCAAACCCGGATTGAATTTTTTAAGTAACGAATTTGGTGAATTTTATTTTGTGGGGGTTAAAATGAATTGGAATATTTGGGATTGGAAACAAAACAAATATGAACAAGAAATTATGAAACTAAATAAAGATGTGTTGGATTGTAAGGAGAAAAATTTTGATAAAAACATAAAAATAGCACTTGATTATCAGACAAATGATATTGAAAAATTTGAAAAATTAATTTTAAAAGATAAGGATATAATTGAACTGAAAGAAAAAGTAAAAAAAGTTGCTTCTTCAAAGTTAAAAAACGGAACAATTACCTCATCTGAATATTTGACCGAATTGAATGCAGAGATACAGGCAAAGTTGAAATTGGCAATTCATAAAGTTCAGCTTGAGCAGGCGAGAATTAATTTCATGATGATAAAAGGAGTTTTGTAA
- a CDS encoding HlyD family efflux transporter periplasmic adaptor subunit — protein MKIINLTLIALILLSGCRNNEQESDAYGNFEAKEIIVSAEANGKILKLYINSGELLKEGQKIGLIDTMQLSLKLSQIVAQKNAIQTKFENIVSQVNVLEEQKKVFLTEKRRLEKLVKDKAAPKQKLDKIDGEIRIINSRIKSVNTQRNSISKEIEVLQKQKEIVKFQLEKCKMINPVKGTILTKFVEQGEMAGIGRPLYKIADISEMFLRVYISGNQLPNIKIGQKVDVFIDKSKKENQKLSGKISWISSQAEFTPKIIQTKEERVDLVYAVKIIVKNDGRLKIGMPGEIDFE, from the coding sequence ATGAAAATAATAAATTTAACATTAATTGCTTTGATACTGTTGTCAGGATGTAGAAATAACGAACAAGAATCTGATGCTTACGGAAATTTTGAAGCAAAAGAAATTATTGTATCGGCAGAAGCAAATGGGAAGATATTAAAGCTGTATATTAATTCAGGAGAACTTTTGAAAGAAGGTCAAAAAATAGGGCTGATTGATACTATGCAACTTTCGTTAAAACTATCACAAATAGTAGCACAAAAAAATGCTATTCAAACAAAATTTGAGAATATTGTTTCTCAAGTGAATGTTCTTGAAGAACAGAAAAAAGTTTTTTTAACGGAAAAAAGAAGGCTTGAAAAACTTGTAAAAGACAAAGCAGCACCAAAGCAAAAACTTGATAAAATTGACGGAGAAATTAGAATCATTAACTCAAGAATAAAATCAGTAAATACTCAAAGAAATTCTATAAGCAAAGAAATAGAGGTACTTCAAAAACAAAAAGAAATAGTAAAATTCCAACTTGAAAAATGTAAGATGATAAATCCTGTTAAAGGAACAATTTTAACAAAGTTTGTGGAGCAAGGAGAAATGGCAGGTATTGGAAGACCCTTGTATAAAATTGCTGACATTTCAGAAATGTTTTTGAGGGTTTATATTAGTGGCAATCAATTGCCAAATATAAAAATCGGGCAAAAGGTTGATGTTTTTATTGATAAATCAAAAAAAGAAAATCAAAAACTTAGCGGAAAAATAAGTTGGATATCATCACAGGCAGAGTTTACACCAAAGATTATTCAAACTAAAGAAGAAAGAGTTGATTTGGTTTATGCAGTAAAAATAATTGTTAAAAATGATGGAAGGTTAAAAATCGGGATGCCGGGAGAAATTGATTTTGAATGA